One Deinococcus sp. Leaf326 DNA window includes the following coding sequences:
- the cas5c gene encoding type I-C CRISPR-associated protein Cas5c — MLELKVWSDYACFTRPENKAERVSYDVMTPSAARGVLEAVFWKPEFEWRVRQIMVLKPVQRHSILRNEVNTLASERSARGWAKDGGGFNAEDDRSQRHALILRDVSYVIKADMVLRPHTSDPLAKYEAMFRRRAEKGQAFAQPYLGNREFTAFFSLPEGDEQPANVVRQLGGEYAERAGLLSLGRMLFDLEFREGKKGRVKYRQHDTAGGRWVDGSATPRFFDAVLTGKGVLDVPRQLYGEMDA, encoded by the coding sequence GTGCTAGAGCTGAAGGTCTGGAGTGATTACGCCTGCTTCACCCGCCCCGAAAACAAGGCTGAGCGCGTCTCTTATGACGTGATGACTCCCTCGGCGGCCCGAGGCGTGCTGGAGGCAGTGTTCTGGAAGCCGGAATTTGAGTGGCGGGTGCGGCAGATCATGGTGCTGAAGCCGGTACAGCGACATAGCATCCTGCGCAACGAGGTGAATACGTTAGCCTCCGAGCGTTCGGCGCGTGGCTGGGCCAAGGACGGCGGCGGTTTCAATGCTGAGGACGACCGTTCGCAGCGGCACGCGCTGATTCTGCGGGACGTGAGTTACGTCATTAAGGCCGACATGGTGCTGCGGCCTCATACCAGTGATCCCCTTGCCAAATATGAGGCCATGTTCCGGCGCCGCGCCGAAAAGGGGCAAGCGTTCGCTCAGCCTTATTTGGGCAACCGGGAGTTCACTGCATTCTTCTCACTGCCAGAAGGGGATGAGCAACCTGCTAACGTGGTGCGGCAATTGGGCGGCGAGTACGCGGAGCGGGCGGGGCTGCTCAGCTTAGGCCGCATGCTCTTCGACCTAGAGTTTCGTGAGGGCAAGAAGGGCCGCGTGAAGTACCGCCAGCATGACACTGCGGGAGGACGTTGGGTGGATGGCAGCGCTACGCCACGGTTCTTCGATGCTGTACTGACAGGAAAGGGGGTGTTAGACGTACCCAGGCAACTGTACGGGGAGATGGACGCATGA
- the cas8c gene encoding type I-C CRISPR-associated protein Cas8c/Csd1 encodes MSLLYQLREYELRMRKEGKKSVSSGIEAVPADDALPFMYAMQPVRWVVNLKADGTVRDVQPRSSGKTKGKDLGLPMAAPELVRAATKAKLLMDNAEYVLGLARKEGDKNTLGRHEAFRALVLAAAEATDEPSVRAVATFLDGYDLETFRAEHLAAYPDFAPDTNVTFAVEGEYPLDLTRVRQFWAEQFTDDEALQAECLITGKFGPVMRIEPVKIKGILGGQMAGMNFISANAQAFESYGLRASNIAPVRLEVAEEYARGLNRLLADPNTSLKLGGVTYAFWTGEGAVPLVSKSLKEPPTGLSKYGAAKKREKQARTEEVRQSLWSLLTGQLPTLKAGAAFYAAGFTPSGSRIAVRTHLSSTVQDAVNHLADYFGAQSLAPINPEDSKFPDHETFDLYALVGAMYRDPSKAHIAPDVDALMQFALSGQPLPSVFLVRLAARSRADTNRVTRPRAVLTKMVLLSRKEYGMQDDHLEALDTSRPEPAYHLGRLLAVLDDIQSSVMKANTTLVDRFYGAMSTTPYAVVGRLIQGSQAHLQKLRKDNEGAYFAKQRELEDVMTRLRDIPAKPLTTPQQALFALGYYHQRAEISAGIRERSAAKKEREAAKASTPAPHPTLLEGAN; translated from the coding sequence ATGAGCCTGCTTTACCAGCTGCGCGAGTATGAGCTGCGGATGCGCAAGGAGGGAAAAAAGTCTGTTTCCAGCGGCATCGAGGCCGTCCCGGCAGACGACGCCCTGCCCTTCATGTACGCCATGCAGCCTGTACGTTGGGTCGTAAATCTCAAGGCAGACGGTACGGTCAGGGATGTGCAGCCGCGCAGCAGCGGTAAGACGAAGGGCAAGGATCTGGGATTGCCGATGGCCGCGCCGGAGCTGGTACGCGCTGCCACGAAGGCTAAGCTGCTGATGGACAACGCCGAATACGTGCTGGGCCTAGCTCGCAAAGAGGGTGACAAGAACACGTTAGGACGGCATGAAGCGTTCCGGGCGCTGGTACTGGCCGCCGCCGAGGCCACAGACGAGCCGAGCGTGCGGGCCGTCGCCACGTTTCTGGACGGCTATGATCTCGAAACGTTCCGGGCAGAACATCTGGCTGCCTATCCCGATTTTGCGCCGGACACTAACGTGACTTTCGCTGTCGAGGGTGAGTACCCGCTGGACCTGACCCGTGTGAGGCAGTTCTGGGCGGAGCAGTTTACAGACGATGAGGCTCTGCAGGCGGAATGTCTCATCACAGGCAAGTTTGGCCCCGTGATGCGAATAGAACCGGTCAAGATCAAGGGCATTTTGGGCGGGCAGATGGCGGGCATGAACTTCATTAGCGCCAACGCGCAGGCATTTGAGTCGTACGGACTGAGGGCATCGAATATCGCCCCAGTGCGGCTGGAGGTGGCCGAGGAATACGCGCGTGGCCTGAACCGCCTGCTGGCCGACCCGAACACGTCTCTGAAGCTGGGCGGTGTGACCTACGCCTTCTGGACAGGCGAGGGGGCTGTGCCACTGGTAAGCAAAAGCCTGAAGGAACCGCCCACCGGACTCAGCAAATACGGCGCAGCGAAAAAGCGTGAGAAGCAGGCCCGCACTGAGGAAGTCCGGCAGTCGCTGTGGAGCCTTTTGACCGGACAGTTGCCCACCCTCAAAGCAGGCGCAGCCTTCTATGCAGCAGGGTTTACTCCCAGTGGCAGCCGAATCGCTGTACGAACCCACCTGAGCAGCACCGTGCAAGACGCGGTCAACCATCTGGCCGACTACTTCGGGGCGCAATCGCTCGCGCCCATCAATCCTGAGGACAGCAAGTTCCCCGACCACGAGACTTTCGATCTCTACGCCCTGGTTGGGGCGATGTACCGCGACCCCAGCAAGGCCCACATTGCCCCAGACGTGGATGCACTGATGCAATTTGCCCTGAGTGGTCAGCCTCTCCCTAGTGTGTTTCTGGTCCGTCTGGCAGCGCGAAGCCGTGCCGACACAAACCGCGTCACCCGCCCCCGCGCCGTCTTGACCAAGATGGTGCTGCTCTCACGCAAGGAGTACGGAATGCAGGATGATCACCTGGAAGCCCTGGATACGAGTCGCCCTGAACCCGCCTATCACCTGGGCCGCCTGCTGGCCGTGCTGGACGATATCCAGAGCAGTGTCATGAAGGCGAATACAACCCTGGTCGACCGCTTTTACGGCGCAATGAGCACCACGCCCTACGCGGTGGTGGGGCGGCTGATCCAGGGGTCACAGGCTCACCTGCAAAAGCTCCGCAAGGACAACGAGGGCGCATATTTCGCCAAGCAGCGCGAGCTGGAAGACGTAATGACGCGACTGCGTGACATCCCGGCCAAACCGCTCACCACGCCGCAGCAGGCGCTGTTCGCCCTGGGTTACTACCACCAGAGGGCTGAGATCAGCGCTGGTATCCGCGAGCGCAGCGCTGCCAAGAAAGAGCGGGAAGCCGCCAAAGCCTCAACACCTGCCCCCCACCCCACCCTTCTGGAAGGAGCCAACTGA
- the cas1c gene encoding type I-C CRISPR-associated endonuclease Cas1c, whose product MRQLLNTLYIQTQGTYLHLDTDNIRVEVERERKAMIPLHHVEGVTVFGNVLLSPFLIHRLAREHKPVTWLTESGRFMARTETPISGNVLLRVAQHGCACDEKRTLEVARYIAAGKLQNQKMMLMRSAREAQSNDPLLLRQAARDINTQVALLPLAQTMDEVRGIEGTAARAYWEVFSLMLKANRNFFRLTERSRRPARDAINATLNFVYTVLANDCASACQSVGLDPQVGFLHALRPGRNSLALDLMEELRPVVADRAIVTLINRQQLTPRDFVHHEGNTVTIREDGRKLILAHLSERRKEEVTHPLTARKTPLGLVPHVQARLLAQHLRGDRPHYPPYLHR is encoded by the coding sequence ATGAGACAACTCCTGAACACTCTGTACATCCAGACGCAGGGCACCTACCTGCACCTGGACACCGACAACATCCGCGTGGAGGTTGAGCGAGAACGCAAGGCCATGATTCCGCTGCACCACGTTGAAGGGGTAACGGTATTTGGGAATGTACTACTCTCGCCGTTCCTGATTCACCGTCTGGCCCGTGAGCACAAACCTGTGACCTGGCTGACTGAGTCTGGTCGTTTCATGGCACGTACTGAAACTCCCATCAGCGGCAATGTCTTACTACGTGTCGCTCAGCACGGCTGCGCTTGTGATGAGAAGCGCACGTTAGAGGTCGCCAGATACATAGCAGCAGGCAAACTTCAGAATCAGAAAATGATGCTCATGCGCTCCGCTCGTGAAGCGCAGAGTAATGATCCACTCCTCCTTCGGCAAGCTGCTCGCGACATCAACACCCAGGTTGCCCTCTTACCCCTCGCGCAGACGATGGACGAGGTGCGTGGTATCGAGGGGACAGCGGCCCGCGCCTACTGGGAGGTCTTTTCGCTGATGCTGAAAGCCAACCGCAACTTCTTCAGGCTAACTGAGCGCAGCCGCCGTCCAGCGCGTGACGCGATCAACGCGACTCTGAACTTCGTCTATACCGTGTTGGCGAACGACTGCGCAAGCGCATGTCAGTCAGTGGGCCTTGACCCACAGGTGGGCTTCTTGCACGCACTTCGGCCAGGACGCAACAGCCTAGCACTGGATCTGATGGAGGAATTGCGCCCGGTGGTCGCCGATCGAGCGATAGTGACGCTCATCAACCGCCAGCAGCTCACCCCACGCGATTTCGTGCACCATGAGGGCAACACGGTGACCATCCGGGAGGATGGCCGCAAACTGATCCTGGCGCATTTGTCTGAGCGCCGTAAGGAGGAAGTCACGCATCCGTTGACTGCCCGCAAGACGCCGCTGGGACTCGTGCCACACGTCCAGGCGCGTCTGCTGGCTCAGCATTTGCGTGGCGATCGGCCTCATTATCCGCCTTACCTACATCGATGA
- the cas2 gene encoding CRISPR-associated endonuclease Cas2, translating into MIDLLICYDVGTTTESGRRRLRRVAKVCTSHGQRVQNSVFEVSVTDVQLLTLRGKLLDILNPMEDSIRIYRLRQPREKFVEAFGRDQYVDFTDALIL; encoded by the coding sequence ATGATTGATCTGCTGATCTGCTACGACGTCGGAACGACAACTGAAAGCGGCCGCCGGCGTCTGCGTCGCGTGGCAAAGGTATGTACCTCACACGGTCAGCGCGTGCAGAACAGCGTTTTTGAGGTCAGCGTGACTGACGTCCAGCTTCTGACGCTGCGTGGAAAATTGCTCGACATTCTGAATCCGATGGAGGATAGTATCCGTATCTATCGTCTGCGTCAGCCCCGTGAGAAATTTGTGGAGGCGTTCGGACGTGACCAGTATGTGGACTTTACTGACGCACTGATCCTGTAG
- the cas4 gene encoding CRISPR-associated protein Cas4: MDEEIMLSALQHYTFCPRRCALIHVEQTWAENVYTVRGQQNHDRAHAGGTEERGGMRTLRALPLISQRYGLTGVADVVELLPDGSPRPVEYKSGKVKPLLADEVQLCAQALCLEEMFGVTIPEGFIYHAASHKRRVVAFTPELRQSVLDARDGVRELLRVRVLPPPAADNRCQLCSLYDECEPFAARNFPRGYDPFSTALEEA; this comes from the coding sequence ATGGACGAGGAGATTATGCTCTCGGCGCTCCAGCACTACACATTCTGTCCGCGCCGCTGTGCCCTGATCCATGTTGAACAGACGTGGGCGGAAAATGTCTACACGGTCAGAGGCCAGCAGAACCACGACCGCGCCCATGCTGGCGGCACAGAGGAACGCGGAGGGATGCGAACACTGCGTGCGTTGCCCCTAATCTCGCAACGGTACGGCCTGACTGGAGTGGCGGACGTGGTGGAACTGCTACCGGACGGCTCGCCGCGCCCGGTCGAGTACAAATCGGGCAAGGTCAAGCCCCTGCTGGCTGACGAGGTACAACTCTGTGCCCAGGCCCTATGCCTGGAGGAGATGTTCGGAGTGACCATTCCCGAAGGGTTCATCTATCACGCGGCGAGTCATAAACGGCGGGTAGTGGCCTTCACACCTGAGTTGCGGCAGTCCGTGCTGGACGCCCGTGACGGCGTGCGTGAGCTACTGCGGGTGCGTGTGTTGCCTCCACCTGCCGCCGATAATCGCTGCCAGTTGTGCAGTCTGTACGACGAGTGCGAGCCCTTCGCGGCCCGCAACTTTCCGCGTGGCTACGACCCGTTCAGCACGGCCCTGGAGGAGGCATGA
- a CDS encoding CRISPR-associated endonuclease Cas3'' produces the protein MHPRTTNEQIYQTCLFRMDSYGGAKPMSLYMGHSPSQENPTWQTLRSHSEGVARFTEHHLRYLSSNIAHLTVYARLTGLLHDLGKYRDDFQMYRLNWHPYEEREDKTLGERPVSHSDAGARFIQHCLDSDREVGNELPFVIANHHGRLRDVDTLNGRMNETELAEVEALVDLAVQDTPELAELLSTELPDLPLNGTERAFLIRFLLGALVDADRLDTEAHGSPGKAELRELHRAAPQEMAELLIRLETEQAKKAAQDAVNPQPINVLRREMYASALSHAGDTPGFFRLTMPTGGGKTLASLAFALAHAQKHGLRRVIYAVPFTTIIDQTAKVFRDVLERPGEFKVLEHHSNLEVPEREGRERQTTAPDLATENWDAPVIVTTTVRLFQEALYGTRTAQLRRLHNVSGSVIVLDEAQSLPAHLLRPTLDALQFLVNYAGCSVVLCTATQPALDESLGFPSLAGIRDLVPEAAHYFDQLQRVEYDFRIAEPTPWADLAAELKGYEQVLCIVNMRAQAHDLYTLLGEDEATFHLSTNLVPAHRKRELDAIRARLKAGLPCRVVSTQLIEAGIDVDFPRVYRAMGPLEAIVQAAGRCNREGRLAMGHVVVFVPEAHKLPRGDYEVRERLASTELRENANLHHPAVFTPYFRQVYRNVRTAPEVRVADGQMEFFRAHAGLYFGQVADAYRMIDGDTVPIIVRGYDKAKVDALLVTIERSRSKPERQEAWRALQQFTVSVYQHQAEKLGHLLAPVPELVRRASYLGMELPIIWEWPETAKYHDKLGIVAEGNDDVFTSL, from the coding sequence TATCAGACATGCCTCTTTAGGATGGATTCGTATGGGGGTGCCAAGCCTATGAGTCTCTATATGGGTCACAGTCCCAGCCAAGAAAATCCCACTTGGCAAACTCTCAGATCTCACTCGGAAGGGGTAGCCCGTTTCACTGAACATCATCTTCGCTACTTGAGTTCGAATATCGCGCATCTGACTGTTTATGCGCGTCTCACAGGTTTGTTGCACGATCTTGGCAAATACCGCGACGACTTCCAGATGTACCGCCTGAACTGGCACCCATATGAAGAGCGCGAGGATAAGACCCTGGGTGAGCGGCCCGTATCCCACAGCGACGCGGGAGCGCGATTCATCCAGCATTGTCTGGACTCCGACCGTGAGGTCGGGAACGAGTTGCCTTTCGTGATCGCCAACCACCACGGGCGACTGCGGGACGTGGACACCCTAAACGGGCGGATGAACGAAACCGAACTGGCCGAAGTGGAGGCGCTGGTGGACCTTGCTGTGCAGGACACCCCCGAACTGGCTGAGCTGCTATCTACTGAGTTGCCCGACCTGCCCCTGAACGGCACCGAACGCGCATTCCTAATCCGTTTTCTACTGGGGGCCCTGGTAGATGCCGACCGCCTGGATACAGAGGCTCACGGTAGCCCTGGCAAGGCGGAACTACGCGAGCTACACCGCGCCGCGCCGCAGGAGATGGCTGAGCTACTGATCCGTCTGGAGACCGAGCAGGCGAAGAAAGCCGCTCAAGATGCCGTCAACCCTCAGCCCATCAACGTATTGCGCCGTGAGATGTACGCCTCAGCCCTGTCGCACGCCGGGGACACCCCGGGCTTCTTTCGCCTGACTATGCCCACCGGGGGCGGCAAGACGCTCGCCTCGCTGGCCTTCGCGCTCGCTCACGCGCAGAAGCACGGACTACGGCGGGTGATCTACGCTGTGCCGTTCACGACTATCATCGACCAGACAGCGAAGGTCTTCCGGGACGTGTTGGAGAGGCCTGGCGAGTTTAAAGTGCTGGAGCACCACAGCAACCTGGAAGTACCAGAACGAGAAGGTCGGGAGCGCCAGACCACCGCCCCCGACCTCGCCACAGAGAATTGGGACGCGCCCGTGATCGTGACTACCACCGTGCGGCTCTTCCAGGAGGCGCTGTACGGCACGCGCACTGCGCAACTGCGGCGACTGCACAACGTGTCGGGCAGTGTAATCGTGCTGGACGAGGCGCAGAGCTTGCCTGCACACCTACTGAGGCCCACGCTGGACGCGCTCCAATTTCTGGTGAACTACGCCGGATGCAGCGTGGTGCTGTGCACGGCCACGCAGCCCGCGCTGGACGAGTCACTGGGCTTTCCGTCGCTGGCAGGCATCCGTGACCTTGTGCCGGAGGCGGCGCACTACTTCGACCAGCTCCAGCGCGTGGAGTACGATTTCCGTATCGCCGAGCCAACCCCTTGGGCCGATCTCGCCGCCGAACTGAAGGGGTATGAGCAGGTGTTATGCATCGTGAACATGCGCGCGCAGGCGCACGACCTCTATACCCTGCTTGGCGAGGACGAGGCGACCTTCCACCTCTCAACCAATCTGGTACCCGCGCACCGCAAACGGGAGCTGGACGCTATCCGGGCTCGGTTGAAAGCGGGGCTGCCCTGCCGCGTGGTGTCCACCCAGCTTATCGAGGCCGGGATAGATGTGGATTTTCCCCGTGTCTACCGGGCGATGGGGCCACTGGAGGCCATTGTGCAGGCCGCCGGGCGATGCAATCGTGAGGGGAGGCTGGCAATGGGTCATGTCGTCGTATTCGTGCCGGAGGCCCACAAGCTGCCCAGAGGCGATTATGAGGTGCGCGAACGGCTGGCGAGCACCGAACTGCGCGAGAACGCGAACCTGCACCATCCCGCCGTGTTCACCCCATATTTCCGGCAGGTGTACCGAAACGTCCGTACTGCACCAGAGGTTCGCGTGGCTGACGGTCAGATGGAGTTTTTCAGGGCGCACGCAGGCCTGTATTTTGGGCAGGTGGCTGACGCCTACCGCATGATTGATGGCGACACCGTGCCCATTATCGTGCGAGGGTACGACAAGGCGAAGGTGGACGCTCTGCTCGTCACCATTGAGCGCAGTCGCAGCAAGCCTGAGCGGCAGGAGGCGTGGCGCGCCCTGCAACAGTTCACGGTCAGTGTGTACCAGCATCAGGCCGAGAAGCTAGGACATCTGCTGGCCCCTGTGCCGGAGTTAGTGCGCCGCGCCAGCTACTTGGGCATGGAACTCCCCATAATCTGGGAATGGCCCGAGACAGCGAAGTATCACGACAAGTTGGGGATTGTGGCGGAGGGGAACGATGACGTGTTTACGAGTCTGTGA
- the cas7c gene encoding type I-C CRISPR-associated protein Cas7/Csd2 gives MPDAAHLNAANRHEFVLLFDVTNGNPNGDPDAGNLPRVDPETGLGIVTDVALKRKIRNYVDALRGQEERFKIYVQQGAILNNQHGRAYTALGKDPKKANQKDVNEARQWMCANFFDVRTFGAVMSTEVNAGQVRGPVQLTFARSADPILGLDAAITRVALTKPDPKQAAEDETARSGTMGRKAYIPYGLYVAHGFYVPSFGKLTGFDDTDLQVLWQALENMWDLDRSASRGLTACRGLYVFSHSSPLGNAPAHKLLGRVKVQRRGEVTVPRTYEDYELTIDESVLPEGVTLTRLVE, from the coding sequence ATGCCCGACGCCGCCCACCTGAATGCTGCCAACCGCCATGAGTTCGTTCTGCTATTCGATGTTACCAACGGCAACCCCAACGGCGATCCGGACGCCGGCAACTTACCGCGTGTCGACCCCGAGACGGGCTTGGGCATCGTGACCGACGTGGCTCTCAAACGCAAGATTCGCAACTACGTGGACGCCTTGCGTGGTCAGGAAGAACGATTCAAGATCTACGTGCAGCAGGGCGCAATCCTGAACAACCAGCATGGGCGGGCATATACGGCACTGGGTAAAGATCCCAAGAAGGCCAACCAGAAGGATGTGAACGAAGCCCGGCAGTGGATGTGCGCCAATTTTTTCGATGTCCGTACGTTCGGGGCCGTGATGAGCACCGAGGTCAACGCCGGGCAGGTGCGCGGCCCAGTGCAGCTCACCTTTGCTCGCAGCGCCGATCCAATTTTGGGTTTGGATGCGGCGATCACGCGGGTGGCCTTGACCAAGCCCGACCCCAAGCAGGCTGCCGAGGATGAAACCGCCCGCAGCGGCACGATGGGCCGCAAGGCGTACATCCCTTACGGTTTATATGTGGCGCATGGCTTCTACGTGCCTTCGTTTGGCAAGCTGACGGGCTTCGATGACACTGACCTGCAGGTGCTCTGGCAGGCGCTGGAGAACATGTGGGACCTCGACCGCAGTGCTTCTCGTGGCCTGACCGCCTGTCGGGGGCTATACGTTTTTAGTCATAGTTCGCCGCTAGGTAATGCGCCGGCCCACAAGCTTCTGGGCCGGGTGAAGGTGCAGCGTAGGGGAGAGGTGACCGTGCCCCGCACCTATGAGGACTACGAGCTGACCATCGATGAAAGCGTCTTGCCTGAGGGCGTGACCCTGACGCGATTGGTGGAATAG